In one Rhodococcus sp. B50 genomic region, the following are encoded:
- a CDS encoding DUF6474 family protein has translation MGLFTRKRRATRRAEAKALRTKAKLEARLVAKNRLKNDRRAAKARTKIDKQLAKSQVKLDQELVKSQAKLEKEQIATLKAQKKAAENQGLTAAKVRRYLGVARLLAPVLVPIVYQAVTALRGQLDARRAQQLGVPIDELGSFTGHGARLGARIAGAEQSLAKVEQRNPKDAETQKFAAATRERLADLTAAVQTAEQMPTARRKPAHAAIASELDGIEADLLARLGVR, from the coding sequence ATGGGGTTGTTCACACGGAAGCGTCGCGCGACTCGCAGGGCGGAAGCGAAGGCGCTGAGGACCAAGGCGAAGCTCGAGGCCAGGCTGGTCGCGAAGAATCGACTCAAGAACGACCGGCGGGCGGCGAAGGCCAGAACGAAGATCGACAAACAGCTCGCGAAGTCGCAGGTCAAACTCGACCAGGAACTCGTGAAGTCGCAGGCCAAGCTCGAGAAGGAACAGATCGCGACGCTCAAGGCGCAGAAGAAGGCCGCCGAGAACCAGGGCCTCACCGCGGCGAAGGTGCGCCGCTATCTCGGCGTTGCACGCCTGCTCGCACCGGTGCTCGTCCCGATCGTCTACCAGGCCGTCACGGCGCTGCGCGGTCAGCTCGACGCTCGACGCGCGCAGCAGCTCGGGGTGCCGATCGACGAGCTGGGCTCGTTCACGGGTCACGGTGCTCGTCTCGGTGCCCGCATCGCGGGGGCGGAGCAGTCGCTCGCGAAGGTCGAGCAGCGCAACCCCAAGGACGCGGAGACGCAGAAGTTCGCCGCCGCGACCCGCGAACGGCTCGCCGACCTGACCGCCGCCGTGCAGACGGCCGAGCAGATGCCGACCGCACGCCGGAAGCCGGCGCACGCGGCGATCGCGTCGGAACTCGACGGCATCGAAGCGGATCTCCTCGCACGCCTCGGCGTGCGCTGA
- a CDS encoding YcnI family copper-binding membrane protein, with protein MFEFSRRVLVGATTTAALMVAGAGIASAHVTVVAPGAEQGGYSVLTFRVPTESETAGTTAVTVELPGLRSARTEPLPGWTATVEKDPESQLATSVTWTAEPDVQVGPGQFQQFVLSVGPLPEDDEVAFPAIQTYSDGEVVAWDEIATGDEEPERPAPSLTLAANSGDGHGGSGDAHATDTGQTAASPEDTTDSTARWLGGIGLVLGALGAALGLGAVIRGRRA; from the coding sequence ATGTTCGAGTTCTCCCGTCGCGTCCTCGTGGGCGCGACGACAACCGCTGCGCTGATGGTGGCGGGCGCCGGCATCGCCTCCGCCCACGTCACCGTCGTCGCACCCGGCGCCGAGCAGGGCGGCTACTCCGTTCTGACCTTCCGGGTCCCCACCGAATCCGAGACCGCCGGTACCACGGCCGTCACCGTGGAACTTCCGGGCCTGCGCTCGGCGCGTACCGAGCCGCTGCCCGGCTGGACGGCGACCGTCGAGAAGGATCCGGAGTCGCAGCTCGCGACCTCCGTGACGTGGACTGCCGAACCGGACGTGCAGGTCGGCCCGGGACAGTTCCAGCAGTTCGTCCTGTCCGTCGGGCCACTGCCCGAGGACGACGAGGTCGCCTTCCCCGCGATCCAGACCTACAGCGACGGCGAGGTCGTGGCGTGGGACGAGATCGCGACCGGCGACGAGGAGCCCGAGCGTCCCGCCCCGAGCCTGACCCTCGCGGCGAACAGCGGCGACGGGCACGGCGGCAGCGGCGACGCGCACGCCACCGACACCGGGCAGACCGCCGCGTCGCCGGAGGACACCACCGACAGCACCGCGCGGTGGCTCGGTGGTATCGGCCTGGTGCTCGGCGCGCTCGGTGCCGCACTCGGCCTCGGCGCCGTGATCCGGGGGCGGCGGGCATGA
- a CDS encoding copper resistance CopC family protein, giving the protein MKRILVLLAALIAALTLSVGSAAAHSVVLSSSPEDGEQIAESPDRVTVTFNENLQEQFAALTVVGPDGNLWSKSDPIIEGATAAVELDGLGPAGEYTIAYRVTSADGHPVSGTRTFTLTQDGTGTPGEAASGDTATGETGAESGESDSSGPAVWWFVVAGVVVVAAGLALALRKPKA; this is encoded by the coding sequence ATGAAGCGCATCCTCGTTCTCCTCGCCGCGCTGATCGCGGCACTGACCCTGTCCGTCGGCTCCGCGGCCGCCCACTCCGTGGTGCTGTCGAGTTCGCCCGAGGACGGCGAGCAGATCGCCGAGTCACCCGACCGGGTGACCGTGACGTTCAACGAGAACCTGCAGGAGCAGTTCGCGGCCCTGACCGTCGTCGGGCCGGACGGCAACCTGTGGTCGAAGAGCGATCCGATCATCGAGGGTGCGACCGCAGCCGTCGAACTCGACGGTCTCGGCCCCGCCGGTGAGTACACGATCGCCTACCGGGTGACCTCCGCCGACGGGCATCCCGTCAGCGGGACCCGCACCTTCACGCTCACCCAGGACGGAACCGGCACGCCCGGTGAGGCGGCGTCCGGTGACACCGCGACCGGCGAGACCGGCGCGGAGTCGGGCGAGAGCGACAGCAGCGGACCTGCCGTGTGGTGGTTCGTCGTCGCAGGTGTCGTCGTGGTCGCCGCAGGTCTCGCCTTGGCGTTGCGCAAGCCGAAGGCCTGA
- a CDS encoding copper resistance D family protein, with protein sequence MIPERRQWLVVAAAGVAFGTVAGIAVAGSLALPAPSSSVRAIGLCVGSTVLGLAVLAVMVQRQRRPSVTPQTLWRTIAALGGVWLALASIDLAWAASTAADVPAVELDVGRFGQFIGTTTGRVDAAAWASIVVIVVVAAVAYRRSASWSTLPVLVAAALALIARPVTGHMAQQPLGSLLNAVHVLAAAVWFGVLVALAVTVRGRGAWAELLPRYSHLALRCVTALVVTGVIDAAVRLGSVSAVLGTGYGRIVLAKAIVLCALLGLAWNWRRNWVPAAASHRLAEEESLRNAVLEVCAMSVALGLAAGLATTG encoded by the coding sequence ATGATCCCGGAACGCCGGCAGTGGCTCGTCGTGGCCGCTGCCGGCGTTGCCTTCGGAACCGTCGCGGGCATCGCCGTGGCCGGTTCCCTCGCCCTGCCCGCCCCGTCGAGTTCGGTGCGGGCGATCGGGCTGTGCGTCGGCTCGACCGTGCTCGGACTCGCGGTTCTCGCCGTCATGGTGCAGCGGCAACGTCGGCCCTCGGTCACCCCCCAGACGCTGTGGCGAACGATCGCCGCGCTCGGCGGTGTCTGGCTCGCGCTCGCGAGCATCGACCTCGCCTGGGCCGCATCCACGGCGGCCGACGTTCCTGCCGTGGAACTGGACGTGGGACGGTTCGGGCAGTTCATCGGTACCACCACAGGACGCGTGGATGCGGCGGCATGGGCGAGCATCGTCGTGATCGTCGTCGTCGCCGCGGTGGCGTACCGCCGGTCGGCGTCGTGGTCCACCCTGCCGGTGCTCGTCGCCGCGGCGCTCGCCTTGATCGCCCGCCCCGTTACGGGTCACATGGCGCAGCAGCCATTGGGGTCGCTGTTGAACGCGGTGCACGTGCTCGCAGCAGCGGTGTGGTTCGGGGTGCTCGTGGCGCTGGCCGTGACCGTCCGGGGCCGCGGAGCGTGGGCGGAACTGCTGCCGCGCTACTCGCACCTGGCCCTGCGATGCGTGACGGCGTTGGTGGTGACCGGAGTGATCGACGCGGCGGTGCGGCTCGGTTCCGTCTCGGCTGTGCTGGGCACGGGCTACGGACGCATTGTGCTCGCAAAGGCGATCGTGCTGTGCGCTCTACTGGGGCTCGCGTGGAACTGGCGACGGAACTGGGTGCCCGCTGCGGCCTCCCACCGACTTGCGGAGGAGGAGTCGCTGCGCAACGCCGTCCTCGAGGTGTGCGCGATGTCGGTCGCACTGGGACTCGCAGCCGGGCTCGCCACAACCGGCTGA
- a CDS encoding UdgX family uracil-DNA binding protein (This protein belongs to the uracil DNA glycosylase superfamily, members of which act in excision repair of DNA. However, it belongs more specifically to UdgX branch, whose founding member was found to bind uracil in DNA (where it does not belong), without cleaving it, appears to promote DNA repair by a pathway involving RecA, rather than base excision.) produces MVTYPGAQQYVPDSRDLADLAAASAGCRGCDLYKAAERTVFGAGVRDARILFVGEQPGNEEDLAGEPFVGPAGHLFDKALERAGIDRGTVYVTNAVKHFRFDRSANGRRRIHRKPSGGQVVACRPWLEAELDAVRPDVVVCLGATAAQSLLGKDFKLTQHRGEVLHLPEELCGSCDPAVVVTVHPSAVLRAKSQRDDMFRSFVHDLERAVTL; encoded by the coding sequence ATGGTGACCTATCCCGGCGCGCAGCAGTACGTACCCGACAGCCGCGACCTCGCCGACCTCGCCGCAGCGTCCGCGGGGTGCCGGGGATGCGATCTCTACAAGGCGGCCGAACGCACCGTCTTCGGCGCCGGGGTACGAGACGCGCGCATCCTGTTCGTCGGCGAACAACCGGGCAACGAGGAAGACCTCGCGGGAGAACCGTTCGTCGGGCCTGCGGGGCACCTGTTCGACAAGGCACTCGAACGCGCGGGCATCGACCGCGGGACGGTGTACGTGACCAACGCCGTCAAGCACTTCCGCTTCGACCGGTCCGCCAACGGCCGCAGGCGGATCCACAGGAAACCGTCGGGTGGTCAGGTCGTCGCGTGCCGGCCGTGGCTCGAGGCCGAACTCGACGCCGTTCGTCCCGACGTGGTGGTGTGTCTCGGTGCCACGGCGGCGCAGTCGCTGCTCGGCAAGGATTTCAAGCTCACGCAACATCGCGGGGAGGTGCTGCATCTGCCCGAGGAACTGTGCGGGTCGTGCGATCCCGCGGTCGTCGTCACCGTGCATCCCTCGGCGGTGTTGCGGGCGAAATCCCAGCGCGACGACATGTTCCGCTCGTTCGTACACGACCTGGAACGTGCTGTAACCCTGTGA
- a CDS encoding class I SAM-dependent methyltransferase, with protein MTTSDESPESFRIPIETAEFYESAFVPAFFAQWAPILCDAAGVAPGRRVLDVGCGTGIVTRTAADLVAPDGIVLGVDLNEAMLTVARRVRPDIEFRQGDAGTLPFPDESFDTVLCQMALMFFPDRFRALREMARVVAVGGTVAVVVPGALDSQPAFAPFVRMAARHAGAEATSLLSTYFVCGDIEELTDLVESAGLRVTTARTHPGTYRASSVDAFVTTEVESTPLLERISDDVYGRIRAGAHDVLAPFTTSDGSVEAPFECTIVVARRQ; from the coding sequence ATGACCACTTCCGATGAATCCCCCGAATCCTTCCGCATCCCCATCGAAACAGCGGAGTTCTACGAGTCCGCCTTCGTCCCGGCGTTCTTCGCCCAGTGGGCACCGATCCTCTGCGACGCTGCCGGCGTCGCGCCGGGCCGGCGGGTGCTCGACGTCGGTTGCGGGACCGGGATCGTCACGCGTACCGCCGCCGACCTGGTGGCGCCCGACGGCATCGTGCTCGGCGTGGACCTGAACGAGGCGATGCTGACCGTCGCCCGCCGCGTCCGACCCGACATCGAATTCCGCCAGGGTGACGCCGGTACGCTCCCCTTCCCGGACGAATCCTTCGATACCGTCCTCTGCCAGATGGCACTCATGTTCTTCCCCGACCGTTTCCGGGCGCTCCGGGAGATGGCCCGGGTCGTCGCCGTCGGTGGGACGGTGGCGGTCGTGGTCCCGGGCGCCCTCGACTCCCAACCCGCGTTCGCGCCTTTCGTCCGGATGGCAGCCCGCCACGCCGGCGCCGAGGCCACGTCGCTGCTGAGCACGTATTTCGTGTGCGGCGACATCGAGGAGCTCACAGACCTCGTCGAGTCGGCCGGGCTGCGGGTCACGACTGCTCGCACCCACCCGGGTACCTACCGGGCGTCGTCCGTCGACGCGTTCGTGACCACCGAAGTCGAGAGCACACCGCTGCTCGAGCGGATCTCCGACGACGTGTACGGGCGCATTCGCGCCGGCGCCCACGACGTCCTGGCACCGTTCACGACCTCCGACGGCAGCGTCGAGGCGCCCTTCGAGTGCACCATCGTGGTGGCTCGCCGGCAATGA
- a CDS encoding ABC transporter permease produces MIDPSVLIRTLIGVLALAAISTAVLWAFRVPHRFAPVGAIARGAVQLALISVVLSGVITDARWVAVVLVVMFTVAWWTACRRIGSDAVVRGATAAAMLTGVLVSAGIVFATGAVEATPRYALALGGIIIGNTMTVATLAGRRFHETVDDHWSEVEGWLALGATMRQATLSPARFAVHAAMIPSTDQTRTTGLVTLPGAFVGAIFGGLSPVEAGRFQVVVLAAIMATASITSVLMALGLGRALRYRPVMVV; encoded by the coding sequence GTGATCGACCCGTCCGTCCTGATCCGCACGCTCATCGGCGTCCTCGCCCTCGCCGCGATCTCGACGGCGGTGCTGTGGGCGTTCCGGGTCCCGCACCGGTTCGCGCCGGTCGGCGCCATCGCCCGCGGCGCGGTGCAGCTCGCGCTCATCAGCGTGGTGCTCTCCGGCGTCATCACCGACGCCCGCTGGGTCGCGGTGGTGCTCGTGGTGATGTTCACCGTCGCGTGGTGGACGGCCTGCCGACGCATCGGGAGCGACGCCGTCGTGCGCGGGGCGACGGCCGCCGCGATGCTGACCGGCGTGCTCGTCTCGGCGGGCATCGTCTTCGCGACCGGCGCGGTGGAGGCCACCCCGCGCTACGCGCTCGCGCTCGGCGGCATCATCATCGGCAACACCATGACGGTCGCGACCCTCGCCGGTCGCCGCTTCCACGAAACCGTCGACGACCACTGGTCCGAGGTCGAGGGCTGGCTCGCGCTGGGCGCGACCATGCGGCAGGCGACCCTCTCACCCGCGCGTTTCGCCGTGCACGCGGCGATGATCCCGTCGACCGACCAGACGAGGACCACCGGTCTGGTGACCCTGCCCGGAGCCTTCGTCGGCGCGATCTTCGGCGGACTGTCGCCGGTCGAGGCCGGACGGTTCCAGGTGGTGGTGCTCGCCGCGATCATGGCGACGGCATCGATCACGTCCGTGCTGATGGCGCTCGGTCTCGGTCGCGCCCTGCGGTACCGCCCCGTGATGGTCGTGTGA
- the idi gene encoding isopentenyl-diphosphate Delta-isomerase has translation MEQVVLLDDAGRAVGIEPKATVHTTDTPLHLAFSSYVFDPHGNVLLTRRALDKSTFPGVLTNSCCGHPAPDEPLTEAVRRRLGQELGLEVHDIEVVLPSFRYRAVMDNGIVENEICPVFRVLYDGPAPTPEPSEVHDTEWVDWTEFSDDVVEGRREVSVWCREQVEQLRTLGPDPRRWPVASAADLPHAAPERR, from the coding sequence ATGGAACAGGTCGTGCTGCTCGACGACGCAGGCCGCGCGGTCGGGATCGAGCCGAAGGCGACGGTGCACACCACCGACACCCCGTTGCACCTCGCCTTCTCGTCGTACGTCTTCGATCCCCACGGAAACGTTCTGCTCACCCGGCGGGCCCTGGACAAGTCGACCTTTCCCGGTGTCCTGACGAACAGCTGCTGCGGCCACCCGGCTCCGGACGAGCCGCTCACCGAGGCCGTGCGCCGTCGGCTGGGTCAGGAACTCGGACTCGAGGTGCACGACATCGAGGTCGTCCTGCCGTCCTTCCGCTACCGGGCGGTGATGGACAACGGCATCGTGGAGAACGAGATCTGTCCCGTCTTCCGCGTGCTGTACGACGGGCCGGCGCCCACTCCCGAGCCGTCGGAGGTGCACGACACCGAGTGGGTCGACTGGACGGAGTTCTCCGACGACGTCGTCGAGGGACGCCGTGAGGTATCGGTGTGGTGCCGCGAGCAGGTGGAGCAGCTCCGCACGCTCGGTCCCGATCCGCGACGGTGGCCGGTGGCGTCCGCCGCGGATCTTCCGCACGCCGCGCCCGAGCGCCGATAG
- a CDS encoding phytoene/squalene synthase family protein: MGELDAIDPDLHEAYQLCRELNRRHGKTYFLATRIFPASKRAGVHALYGFARMVDDIVDVKPVDAAPVLDALERRLTDALGGRPPTYDEFGLVLRALVDTTQRYDIPHEYYYAFLRSMRMDIPGTELFRSRYRTMDELSEYMYGSAAVIGLQMLPILGIETERERAEAPAAALGEAFQLTNFIRDMGEDLDRDRIYLPTDVLAAYDVDEDLLWHCRRTGQRDVRLERALAHLIAHTRSIYRVAEPGIDLLDPKVRPAMRTAFVLYGDILRAVEESGYRVLHQRARVSRRRRLSVAAPRLASAGWTSLRTRSRLGVLTAPHGR; this comes from the coding sequence ATGGGTGAACTCGACGCAATCGATCCCGACCTGCACGAGGCGTACCAGCTGTGCCGTGAGCTCAACCGGCGCCACGGCAAGACCTACTTCCTCGCGACCCGCATCTTCCCGGCGTCCAAGCGTGCCGGGGTACATGCGCTCTACGGTTTCGCGCGGATGGTCGACGACATCGTCGACGTGAAACCGGTCGACGCGGCACCGGTTCTCGACGCGCTCGAACGCCGGCTCACCGATGCGCTCGGCGGCCGGCCACCGACCTACGACGAGTTCGGTCTCGTGTTGCGGGCGCTCGTCGACACCACGCAGCGGTACGACATCCCGCACGAGTACTACTACGCCTTCCTGCGCTCGATGCGGATGGACATCCCCGGCACCGAGCTGTTCCGTTCGCGTTACCGCACGATGGACGAACTGTCGGAATATATGTACGGCTCGGCGGCCGTCATCGGACTGCAGATGCTGCCCATCCTGGGGATCGAGACGGAACGCGAGCGAGCCGAGGCCCCCGCCGCCGCACTCGGTGAGGCCTTCCAGCTCACCAACTTCATCCGCGACATGGGGGAGGACCTCGACCGCGACCGCATCTACCTGCCGACCGACGTGCTCGCCGCCTACGACGTGGACGAGGACCTGCTGTGGCACTGCAGACGGACCGGGCAGCGCGACGTGCGGCTCGAACGCGCCCTGGCGCACCTGATCGCGCACACCCGCTCGATCTACCGGGTGGCCGAACCGGGCATCGACCTGCTCGACCCCAAGGTGCGTCCCGCGATGCGGACCGCCTTCGTCCTCTACGGCGACATTCTGCGGGCGGTCGAGGAGAGCGGATACCGGGTACTCCACCAGCGCGCCCGCGTGTCCCGTCGCCGGCGTCTGTCGGTGGCCGCACCGCGGCTGGCCTCGGCCGGTTGGACCTCGCTGCGCACACGGTCGAGACTGGGAGTGCTCACCGCGCCGCACGGCCGGTGA
- the crtI gene encoding phytoene desaturase family protein, producing the protein MRSVSGPAESVVVVGAGLAGLSAALHLTGAGKRVTVLERENTVGGRVGTYPVFEDGRHLYDIDNGASVLTMPDLIADALAAVGESFDSTTPALALTPLAPGYHARFADGTALNVYADPDEMTAEIARVCGPDEAGGYRRLRRWLASIFDAEFDRYIDSNFDSPLDLVSSPSALRDTANLVRLGGFGRLGSRVGSFVKDDRLRRIFTFQALYAGTAPATALAVYGAIAHMDTSLGVYFPKGGMATIAAAMTDALIRNGGAVHTGVDVAELRVENGRATSVRSADGRYFAADAFVLTADLPVVDDLLLRAGVPPRRRSRSATVASPSAVVFHGTVPTDVTRAWPSDSHHTIDFGAEWSETFARITAPRGHGRLMADPSLLITRPAVTDPSLRIVRGGVECEPVSVLAPCPNLASAPLDWDRLGRPYMREIQQVLERRGYRNLTSAMRIDHLDTPQTWADKGMLDGSPFSAAHLFRQTGPFRRPNLVPGVDNLVLAGSGTTPGVGVPTVIISGRLAAERISGSESTGSAPVSIPMEVGATTHG; encoded by the coding sequence ATGAGATCCGTCAGTGGCCCCGCCGAGTCCGTCGTCGTGGTGGGGGCGGGCCTCGCGGGGTTGTCCGCAGCGCTCCATCTCACCGGAGCCGGTAAGCGCGTCACCGTCCTCGAGCGTGAGAACACGGTCGGGGGTCGCGTCGGCACGTACCCGGTCTTCGAGGACGGCCGGCATCTCTACGACATCGACAACGGCGCCAGCGTGCTGACGATGCCGGACCTGATCGCCGATGCGCTCGCCGCCGTCGGCGAGTCCTTCGACTCGACCACCCCGGCGCTCGCCCTCACCCCGCTCGCACCCGGCTACCACGCACGCTTCGCCGACGGCACCGCCCTGAACGTGTACGCCGATCCGGACGAGATGACCGCCGAGATCGCGCGGGTGTGCGGCCCCGACGAAGCCGGCGGATACCGGAGGCTGCGCCGCTGGCTCGCGTCGATCTTCGACGCGGAGTTCGACCGTTACATCGACTCGAACTTCGACTCGCCGCTCGACCTCGTGTCGTCACCGTCGGCGCTGCGGGACACCGCGAACCTGGTCCGGCTCGGCGGCTTCGGTCGCCTCGGCTCACGCGTCGGGTCGTTCGTGAAGGACGATCGGCTCCGGCGGATCTTCACCTTCCAGGCGCTGTACGCAGGAACCGCTCCGGCGACGGCTCTCGCGGTCTACGGTGCCATCGCCCACATGGACACCTCGCTCGGCGTCTACTTCCCGAAGGGTGGCATGGCCACCATCGCCGCCGCGATGACGGACGCCTTGATCCGCAACGGAGGCGCGGTGCACACCGGGGTCGACGTGGCGGAACTGCGCGTCGAAAACGGCCGCGCGACGAGCGTACGGTCCGCGGACGGCCGGTACTTCGCCGCCGACGCCTTCGTCCTCACCGCGGATCTGCCGGTGGTGGACGATCTGCTCCTCCGCGCCGGGGTACCGCCACGCCGACGCAGCCGGAGCGCGACGGTCGCGTCGCCGTCCGCCGTCGTCTTCCACGGCACGGTGCCCACCGACGTGACCCGGGCCTGGCCGTCGGATTCCCACCACACCATCGATTTCGGTGCCGAGTGGTCGGAGACCTTCGCCCGGATCACGGCGCCGCGCGGTCACGGCCGGTTGATGGCCGATCCGTCGCTGCTCATCACGCGACCCGCCGTGACCGATCCGTCCCTGCGGATCGTGCGGGGCGGTGTCGAGTGCGAACCGGTCTCGGTGCTGGCGCCGTGCCCGAATCTCGCGTCCGCGCCTCTCGACTGGGACCGTCTCGGCAGGCCGTACATGCGGGAGATCCAGCAGGTCCTCGAGCGTCGCGGCTACCGGAATCTGACGAGTGCCATGCGCATCGACCATCTCGACACCCCGCAGACCTGGGCGGACAAGGGGATGCTCGACGGCAGCCCGTTCTCGGCGGCCCACCTCTTCCGTCAGACCGGTCCCTTCCGCCGCCCCAACCTCGTGCCCGGCGTCGACAATCTCGTTCTCGCCGGGTCGGGCACCACGCCCGGAGTCGGTGTCCCGACCGTGATCATCTCGGGACGTCTTGCTGCGGAACGTATCTCAGGTAGCGAATCCACCGGCTCCGCGCCGGTGTCGATCCCGATGGAAGTGGGGGCGACGACTCATGGGTGA
- a CDS encoding DUF427 domain-containing protein, with product MAARKTAVLRRPPETDDYLYEPTERRIRGEWFGRTVVDSSRAVLVWAPGKPVPFYAFPREDVRLDLISASLSPSRSRQDVWQWYDIVVGDRRAYSPVCQLDVDGLDDRLVFQWFRWGETGPGEDLDEGERWFEEETEVFTHPRDPHHRVDALRSSRHVRVTIGDVVVGETRNPVLVFETGLPTRYYLPPEDVDFSVLEESEWRTSCPYKGIARYWSFSGTPPADNVAWSYPEPFPGMEFIEGYVCFYDDAAEITVEE from the coding sequence ATGGCTGCCCGCAAGACCGCTGTGCTCCGCCGCCCACCGGAGACCGACGACTATCTCTACGAACCCACCGAGCGCCGGATCAGGGGTGAATGGTTCGGCCGGACCGTGGTCGACAGCAGCCGGGCGGTGCTGGTGTGGGCACCGGGCAAGCCCGTCCCGTTCTATGCCTTCCCCCGTGAGGACGTCCGGCTCGATCTGATCTCGGCCTCCCTGTCGCCCAGCCGCTCCCGGCAGGACGTGTGGCAGTGGTACGACATCGTCGTCGGCGACCGGCGGGCCTATTCACCGGTCTGTCAGCTCGACGTCGACGGACTCGACGACCGCCTCGTCTTCCAGTGGTTCCGGTGGGGCGAGACCGGGCCGGGCGAGGACCTCGACGAGGGCGAGCGGTGGTTCGAGGAGGAGACCGAAGTGTTCACCCATCCGCGCGATCCCCATCACCGCGTCGACGCACTGCGCAGCTCGCGCCACGTGCGGGTGACCATCGGTGACGTCGTGGTCGGCGAGACCCGCAACCCCGTGCTCGTGTTCGAGACCGGCCTCCCGACCCGTTACTACCTCCCGCCCGAGGACGTCGACTTCTCGGTGCTCGAGGAGTCGGAGTGGCGAACGAGCTGCCCCTACAAGGGCATCGCCCGGTACTGGTCGTTCTCCGGCACGCCGCCCGCCGACAACGTCGCATGGTCGTATCCCGAACCGTTCCCCGGCATGGAGTTCATCGAGGGATACGTGTGCTTCTACGACGACGCGGCGGAGATCACGGTCGAGGAGTGA